CATCATGCCCCAAATGGACGGGCTGGAAGTCATTCGACGGCTGCGGATGACTTCCAACGTGCCCATCATCGTGCTTTCTGCTTTGGGCGAAGAAAGCACGAAAATTCAAGCCCTCAATCGCGGCGCGGACGATTACCTCACCAAACCCTTTGGGGTCGGCGAACTGCTGGCGCGGGTGCAGGCCGTCTTGCGGCGGGCACAACAAACGCCTCAGAAACAGGAAAGCCCGATCATCGTACGCGGCCCCATTGTGCTGGACCGGGAACGCCACGAGGTGGCCATTGACGGCCACCCCATCAACCTGACCCCTACCGAGTTCAGCCTGCTGGAATACCTCATGCGGAATGCAGGCAAAGTGCTACCCCATCGCGCCATTTTGCAGAACGTCTGGGGGCCTGAATACGGTCAAGAGGCCGAATACCTGCGGGTGTATATCGGCCGCCTGCGCCAGAAAATCGAACCCGACCCCAACAACCCCCGCTACCTGCGCACCGAGCGCGGCGTGGGGTATTCATTCAACGCCTGACCTCGTCGGCGCTTTACGCCGCCGTTCCCATCGGGCTCATTCCCCATCCTGCTCCAGCCGCATCCACAGGCGGGTGATTTGCCAGGCAATGCCCAGCATCAAAGCCACCGCCACCACGAACGTGAGGTGAATTGCCCAGGAACCCCCGCGCAGCATCGGCGAAGGCGGGTGCATGACTTGTTCGGTGTGCGCCAGGCTCCACAACAACGCCGTAATGTAGAGCGCGTTAGCAGCAGAAGCCCACGAAGCGGGGAAAAAGGCCAACCCCACCTGCAAAAGCAACCCCGTCACCGCGTAAATCAACCCCAGCCGCCAGCGCGGCTCGGCCAGATACAGCCCATTCCAGTTGGTTTGCATCGCCCACAGGGAAAGCGGCAAATACGTCACCCAGAGGAGCAATCCCGT
The sequence above is drawn from the Chloroflexota bacterium genome and encodes:
- a CDS encoding response regulator transcription factor, whose amino-acid sequence is MDAQHPTVLVVDDAKSLREFVRRNLDVRGYRVVTAVNGADALAQFQSHEIDLVILDLIMPQMDGLEVIRRLRMTSNVPIIVLSALGEESTKIQALNRGADDYLTKPFGVGELLARVQAVLRRAQQTPQKQESPIIVRGPIVLDRERHEVAIDGHPINLTPTEFSLLEYLMRNAGKVLPHRAILQNVWGPEYGQEAEYLRVYIGRLRQKIEPDPNNPRYLRTERGVGYSFNA